A single window of Pristis pectinata isolate sPriPec2 chromosome 8, sPriPec2.1.pri, whole genome shotgun sequence DNA harbors:
- the LOC127573828 gene encoding zinc finger protein ZIC 3-like, with the protein MDTGACRRVPALRLADLPRGDRQSQQMMTAVPRFSGYPLSHVYSGESDTELSVGPSPLPPEHLALSLKLSPSHNLPEYTGSAVTPCATLTAPYQSYSAFSGHRVGAGRDLLARRDFSAASMPGVAEQPSGASLAQGVFSSAERRYHQCSGHAESGGHPFIPGLHEQSLRGTPSTRAVNEQIPLGLPGDLIARSRHYTQVTGAREEHFVTSLLQSYNPINLNLSLSAHGGTAPFFRYLKPIKRELVCRWVGREQMSKSCCSRTFGNMHELVAHLTVEHVAGSEQLSHVCCWENCAREGKAFKAKYKLINHVRVHTGEKPFHCPYPGCQKVFARSENLKIHKRTHTGEKPFKCEFEGCDRRFANSSDRKKHSHVHTSDKPYICKVKDCDKSYTHPSSLRKHMKMHCKPALPLSYEREAFTGLYSDTESDFSSGDVVSSQLSASSCALPFNRSEDKSAPAPALSSLPSTGLENKLDVSTMTRAGAPISTARTEVRADQITTVRSESPLSQLASSPLGIKLDPSTGIKAGAPFGMFSAGRCEFGNQLPSPHADLRTEPLSLIRSSLPAASLSSSWSEARMNFMSLNRSDFRMDSVPSIRLLPSPPHRSEGRLNPVTGNRVAATLRPLLSNGEGVGLHTLASRTHAAPGGLLNAWYTCQRRNSSNFPKPRAGDPSSHFQPYAYATEAAWLEIGTQPAPSGRASGAAKVADLIITTRSLADPPDTGRIQENIRLFRI; encoded by the exons ATGGACACTGGCGCCTGTAGGCGAGTCCCAGCGCTCAGATTAGCGGATTTGCCCAGAGGTGACCGGCAATCCCAGCAGATGATGACGGCCGTGCCAAGATTTAGTGGCTACCCCCTCTCACATGTCTACTCGGGGGAGAGCGATACCGAGCTCAGTGTGGGGCCGTCACctttgcccccagaacacttggcACTCTCCTTAAAACTCAGTCCCTCGCACAATCTACCCGAATACACCGGGAGCGCAGTCACTCCCTGTGCGACGCTCACCGCCCCCTATCAATCCTATTCGGCCTTCAGTGGGCACCGTGTAGGAGCCGGCAGGGACCTCCTCGCCCGGCGGGACTTCTCGGCGGCTTCCATGCCCGGAGTAGCGGAGCAGCCCTCGGGCGCCAGTCTGGCCCAGGGCGTGTTCAGCTCGGCCGAACGAAGATACCATCAGTGTAGCGGCCACGCTGAGAGTGGAGGTCACCCGTTCATCCCTGGTTTACACGAACAGAGCCTCCGAGGCACCCCGTCCACCAGGGCTGTCAATGAGCAGATCCCGCTGGGGTTACCAGGGGACCTCATCGCCAGGTCACGCCATTACACCCAAGTGACGGGCGCAAGAGAGGAGCACTTCGTTACCTCGCTGCTTCAGAGCTACAACCCGATTAACCTGAACCTGAGTTTATCTGCTCACGGCGGCACCGCTCCGTTCTTTAGATACTTGAAGCCCATCAAACGGGAGCTGGTCTGCAGGTGGGTCGGTCGTGAGCAGATGTCCAAGAGCTGCTGTTCCAGAACATTCGGCAACATGCACGAGCTGGTGGCTCACCTGACCGTGGAGCACGTTGCGGGATCCGAGCAGCTCTCCCACGTCTGCTGCTGGGAAAACTGTGCAAGGGAAGGGAAAGCCTTCAAAGCCAAATACAAGCTCATAAACCACGTCAGGGTCCACACCGGGGAGAAACCATTCCACTGCCCGTACCCCGGCTGTCAAAAGGTGTTCGCCCGCTCAGAGAACCTGAAGATACATAAGAGGACCCACACAG GTGAAAAACCTTTCAAGTGTGAGTTCGAGGGCTGCGACAGAAGATTCGCCAACAGTAGCGATCGGAAGAAGCACTCCCATGTCCACACCAGTGACAAGCCGTACATCTGTAAAGTCAAGGACTGCGATAAATCGTACACGCACCCCAGTTCCCTTCGGAAGCACATGAAAATGCACTGTAAGCCCGCGCTCCCGCTGAGTTATGAACGCGAAGCTTTCACTGGACTGTATTCGGACACAGAGAGTGACTTTTCTTCAGGGGACGTCGTTTCATCCCAGCTCAGTGCCTCGTCCTGCGCGTTACCCTTCAATCGTTCCGAGGACAAATCAGCTCCAGCACCTGCGTTGAGTTCGCTGCCCTCCACTGGACTGGAGAACAAGTTGGATGTGTCCACGATGACCAGGGCTGGCGCTCCCATATCCACAGCCAGGACCGAAGTCAGAGCTGATCAGATAACAACAGTTCGATCTGAATCCCCTTTGAGCCAATTGGCTTCCAGTCCACTGGGAATTAAACTGGATCCATCCACAGGAATCAAAGCTGGGGCACCTTTTGGCATGTTTTCTGCGGGCCGGTGTGAGTTCGGGAACCAGCTGCCTTCACCTCACGCGGACCTGAGGACGGAGCCCTTGTCATTGATACGATCGAGTCTCCCTGCTGCCTCGCTGTCTTCTAGCTGGTCGGAAGCTAGAATGAACTTCATGTCTCTGAACCGCTCCGACTTCAGAATGGATTCTGTCCCTTCCATTCGACTGCTGCCGTCTCCCCCACATCGATCCGAAGGCAGGTTGAATCCGGTAACCGGGAACCGGGTCGCTGCCACCTTGCGCCCTTTGCTGTCCAACGGGGAAGGCGTCGGACTCCACACGTTGGCCTCCAGGACACATGCCGCACCCGGCGGGCTCCTGAATGCCTGGTACACCTGTCAAAGGAGAAACAGCAGCAACT TTCCCAAACCAAGAGCAGGTGACCCTTCTAGTCATTTCCAGCCGTACGCCTACGCCACTGAAGCGGCCTGGTTGGAGATTGGAACGCAACCTGCACCCAGCGGGAGAGCTTCTGGGGCGGCCAAGGTCGCGGATTTAATTATAACCACCCGTAGTCTTGCCGATCCTCCGGACACTGGTCGCATTCAAGAAAATATCAGACTGTTTAGGATATGA